A genomic stretch from Longimicrobium sp. includes:
- a CDS encoding SusC/RagA family TonB-linked outer membrane protein, whose product MRNFRRLIAVVIAAALAPVSLLAQEAATVTGRVTNAQGQPEAAVLVRIESLNVGSPTGPDGTYRVVIPGARIRAGQAVQISATRVGLATQTRTITLNPGATLTQNFQMATSALQLDAVVVTGAGLQTRVERLGTARASIDSAVLSRTNETNVVSGLAGRVANVVTHQASGEAGASTAIRIRGQSTLSGTGQPLFVIDGVPMNNSTRSTSGALQGTVAPNRASDINPDDIESIEILKGPAATSVYGAQAGAAGAILITTKRGRAGRTTYSFRSSIQLDEAASTLPLQQRYGMGTSSVTPACALNPTITNGKGCSISSGFQSWGAQLAAGTPTYDNVANLYETGRIFDNALTMSGGNERTTFYLSVGDVRHNGFIWGDADTYNRSTARLNASHRLRENLTVGGNVSYVQTGGQFVQRGNSVNGLILGAVRTPPEFNNRVYLDPATGQHRSFRLPLPGPADALTNRGFDNPFFAAFEGENTAEVGRVYGNINTNWQALDWLRVTHNLGIDYASDDRMEAVPVGSSGAAVAGQVTRWQFYDRILDHNLVATADYSLGRQISGSLSAGQNLNETYFRQVFVTGQTLIAPRPFKLANTVSRQLPTDADSTSRIESYNLTGTMDVADQLFLTAGVTNFGSSRFGYNSKRAWYPRAQAAWTFTRPLNIPENLLSFGKLRLAYGESGQLPGMYQLQDVFSASLITDFSPGAQLQPTLGGLGGLYTSATQGNPDIGPERVTETELGVDLAFFNGRTDFSLTHYRQNASDVIFPIQLAPSTGFGQRVLNAAEIQNRGWEATANFRVMERRDFSVNVGGQWARNRNKLLSLGDTARKELSSPFLGGSFGGRSTDAVVGHPLGVFQGTDFARCGRGLEMVGSENVGAACANQPDGALYINASGFPIQDPTTRVIGDPNPDWTGGLTGEVNFRGVRLSAFVEHRSGGSNQNMTRASMYSYGTHGDTEQRATCTTAGGVTTCTGNEQVFGQGILPGAVTGPGAGKAVPIGETWYTSLGGIGGPASQFQEDATYTRLREVTIGYTFSQPWVAQRLGFTAIDLRLAGRNLKTWTKYTGFDPEVNVGGAAAANRGIDWMVNPLSRAWVFSLGLTH is encoded by the coding sequence ATGAGAAATTTCCGTCGGCTGATCGCGGTAGTGATCGCGGCGGCACTCGCACCGGTTTCGTTGCTGGCCCAGGAGGCCGCGACGGTTACCGGGCGCGTCACGAACGCCCAGGGCCAGCCAGAGGCCGCCGTGCTCGTGCGCATCGAGAGCCTGAACGTCGGTTCCCCCACAGGGCCTGACGGCACCTACAGGGTGGTGATCCCCGGGGCGCGCATCCGCGCCGGGCAGGCGGTACAGATCTCCGCCACGCGCGTGGGCCTTGCCACCCAGACGCGCACCATCACGCTGAACCCGGGCGCCACCCTCACCCAGAACTTCCAGATGGCGACCAGCGCGCTGCAGCTGGATGCGGTGGTGGTGACCGGCGCCGGGCTGCAGACCCGCGTGGAGCGGCTGGGCACGGCGCGCGCCAGCATCGACTCGGCGGTGCTCTCGCGCACCAACGAGACCAACGTGGTCTCGGGCCTCGCGGGCCGCGTGGCCAACGTGGTCACGCACCAGGCGTCCGGCGAAGCCGGTGCCTCGACGGCCATCCGCATCCGCGGCCAGAGCACGCTGAGCGGCACCGGCCAGCCGCTGTTCGTGATCGACGGCGTGCCCATGAACAACTCCACGCGCTCCACCTCGGGCGCGCTGCAGGGCACCGTGGCGCCCAACCGTGCGTCGGACATCAACCCCGACGACATCGAGTCCATCGAGATCCTCAAGGGTCCCGCGGCCACCTCGGTGTACGGCGCGCAGGCCGGCGCCGCCGGCGCCATCCTGATCACCACCAAGCGCGGCCGCGCGGGACGCACCACCTACTCGTTCCGCAGCTCCATTCAGCTGGACGAAGCCGCCTCGACCCTCCCCCTCCAGCAGAGGTACGGGATGGGCACGTCGAGCGTGACCCCGGCATGCGCCCTGAACCCCACCATCACCAATGGAAAGGGCTGCTCGATCAGCAGCGGCTTCCAGTCGTGGGGCGCCCAGCTCGCCGCCGGCACGCCGACGTACGACAACGTCGCCAACCTGTACGAAACCGGCCGCATCTTCGACAACGCCCTGACGATGTCGGGCGGCAACGAGCGCACCACGTTCTACCTGTCGGTGGGCGACGTGCGGCACAACGGCTTCATCTGGGGTGACGCCGACACGTACAACCGCAGCACCGCGCGCCTGAACGCCTCGCACCGCCTTCGCGAAAACCTGACGGTGGGCGGCAACGTCTCGTACGTGCAGACGGGCGGACAATTCGTACAGCGCGGCAACAGCGTGAACGGCCTGATCTTGGGCGCGGTGCGCACGCCGCCGGAGTTCAACAACCGCGTCTACCTGGACCCGGCCACCGGCCAGCACCGCAGCTTCCGGCTTCCCCTGCCGGGCCCCGCCGACGCGCTGACCAACCGCGGCTTCGACAACCCGTTCTTCGCGGCCTTCGAGGGCGAGAACACCGCCGAGGTCGGCCGCGTGTACGGCAACATCAACACCAACTGGCAGGCGCTCGACTGGCTGCGGGTGACCCACAACCTGGGCATCGACTACGCCAGCGACGACCGCATGGAAGCCGTCCCGGTGGGCAGCTCCGGCGCCGCCGTGGCGGGCCAGGTGACCCGCTGGCAGTTCTACGACCGCATCCTCGACCACAACCTGGTCGCCACGGCCGACTACTCGCTCGGACGCCAGATCTCCGGGTCGCTGAGCGCCGGACAGAACCTGAACGAGACGTACTTCCGCCAGGTGTTCGTCACCGGGCAGACGCTGATCGCGCCGCGCCCGTTCAAGCTGGCGAACACGGTTTCGCGCCAGCTGCCCACGGATGCCGACTCCACCAGCCGCATCGAGTCGTACAACCTGACGGGCACGATGGACGTGGCCGACCAGCTGTTCCTGACGGCCGGTGTCACCAACTTCGGTTCCTCCCGCTTCGGCTACAACAGCAAGCGTGCCTGGTACCCGCGTGCCCAGGCCGCGTGGACGTTCACGCGGCCGCTGAACATCCCCGAGAACCTGCTCAGCTTCGGAAAGCTGCGCCTGGCGTACGGCGAGAGCGGGCAGCTTCCCGGCATGTACCAGCTGCAGGACGTATTTTCCGCGAGCCTGATCACCGACTTCAGCCCCGGTGCGCAGCTGCAGCCCACGCTGGGCGGGCTTGGCGGCCTGTACACCTCGGCCACGCAGGGCAACCCCGACATCGGCCCGGAACGGGTGACCGAGACGGAGCTGGGCGTCGACCTGGCCTTCTTCAACGGCCGGACCGACTTCAGCCTGACGCACTACCGGCAGAACGCGTCGGACGTGATCTTCCCCATCCAGCTGGCGCCTTCGACCGGCTTTGGCCAGCGGGTGCTGAACGCCGCCGAGATCCAGAACCGCGGCTGGGAAGCCACGGCCAACTTCCGGGTCATGGAGCGTCGTGACTTCAGCGTGAACGTGGGCGGCCAGTGGGCCCGCAACCGCAACAAGCTGCTGAGCCTGGGCGACACCGCCCGCAAGGAGCTTTCCAGCCCCTTCCTGGGTGGCTCGTTCGGCGGGCGCTCCACCGACGCCGTGGTGGGCCATCCCCTGGGCGTGTTCCAGGGCACCGACTTCGCCCGCTGCGGCCGCGGCCTGGAGATGGTGGGCAGCGAGAACGTCGGGGCGGCCTGCGCGAACCAGCCGGACGGCGCGCTGTACATCAATGCCTCGGGCTTCCCCATCCAGGACCCCACCACCCGGGTGATCGGCGATCCCAACCCGGACTGGACGGGCGGCCTGACCGGCGAGGTGAACTTCCGCGGCGTGCGCCTGAGCGCGTTCGTGGAGCACCGCTCCGGCGGCAGCAACCAGAACATGACCCGTGCCTCGATGTACAGCTATGGCACGCACGGCGACACCGAGCAGCGCGCCACCTGCACCACCGCCGGCGGCGTCACCACCTGCACCGGCAACGAGCAGGTGTTCGGCCAGGGCATCCTGCCGGGCGCCGTGACCGGTCCCGGCGCGGGCAAGGCCGTGCCCATCGGTGAAACCTGGTACACCTCGCTGGGCGGCATCGGCGGTCCCGCGTCGCAGTTCCAGGAAGACGCCACGTACACGCGCCTTCGCGAGGTGACCATCGGCTACACCTTCTCGCAGCCCTGGGTGGCCCAGCGTCTCGGCTTCACCGCCATCGACCTGCGCCTGGCGGGCCGCAACCTGAAGACCTGGACCAAGTACACGGGCTTCGACCCCGAGGTGAACGTCGGCGGCGCCGCCGCGGCGAACCGCGGCATCGACTGGATGGTCAACCCCCTCTCGCGCGCGTGGGTGTTCTCTCTGGGCCTCACCCACTGA
- the ftsH gene encoding ATP-dependent zinc metalloprotease FtsH, producing MKPPRFSMWPLLALFGVLILANVLGPTRPTKIPYSDLKNRISARQAEKVRIGATTIEAIATDSIRKAGGPERWRADKVEDDQLVPLLEARNVPYEGMAEARWGMVIWGLLPLLLLVGLWVFMFRRMNPTQGVLTVGKSKARIVGEEGTGVSFDDVAGVDEAKVELQEIVEFLKTPDKFARLGAKIPKGVLLVGPPGTGKTLLARAVAGEAGVTFFSISGAEFVEMFVGVGAARVRDLFAQAKSQAPCIIFIDELDALGKARSPGNMLGGNDEREQTLNQLLVEMDGFDPRLGVIIMGATNRPEILDPALLRPGRFDRQVLVDRPDVGGRLAILKIHAQGITLGPDLDLERIARRTPGFVGADLANLLNEAALLAARRDKASVGMQEVDEAVDRIVAGLEKRNRLINDKERTIVAYHEAGHAIVAERVPTADPVHKISIIPRGVAALGYTQQLPTEDRYLLQKQELMDRIAVLLGGRVAEEIVFNEISTGAGNDLERVTELARSMVTEYGMSRELGPVNLAGPRRTQFLQQDGGMPAQRNYSEETAREIDGEIRGLIEGTYERVRRILTADRDVLEVLARRLLEKEVVDEAELREIMGLPPRSHDPPPERVVETPPVNGAGGGIQAAASSATRDDTVAKPPSRGGRGSSRRRGRQP from the coding sequence ATGAAGCCGCCGCGTTTTTCCATGTGGCCCCTGCTCGCGCTGTTCGGGGTGCTCATCCTGGCGAACGTCCTGGGCCCCACCCGGCCCACCAAGATCCCCTACAGCGACCTCAAGAACCGCATTTCCGCCCGCCAGGCGGAAAAGGTGAGGATCGGCGCCACCACCATCGAGGCCATCGCCACCGACTCCATCCGCAAGGCGGGCGGGCCGGAGCGCTGGCGCGCCGACAAGGTCGAGGACGACCAGCTGGTGCCCCTGCTGGAGGCTCGCAACGTCCCGTACGAGGGGATGGCCGAGGCGCGCTGGGGAATGGTGATCTGGGGGCTGCTCCCCCTGCTGCTGCTGGTGGGGCTGTGGGTGTTCATGTTCCGGCGGATGAACCCCACGCAGGGCGTGCTGACGGTGGGAAAGAGCAAGGCCCGCATCGTGGGCGAAGAAGGGACCGGGGTCAGCTTCGACGACGTGGCGGGGGTGGACGAGGCCAAGGTGGAGCTCCAGGAAATCGTGGAGTTCCTGAAGACGCCCGACAAGTTCGCCCGGCTGGGGGCCAAGATTCCCAAGGGCGTGCTGCTGGTGGGCCCCCCGGGCACGGGCAAGACGCTGCTGGCGCGCGCGGTGGCCGGCGAGGCGGGGGTCACCTTCTTTTCCATCTCCGGCGCCGAGTTCGTGGAGATGTTCGTGGGGGTGGGGGCCGCGCGGGTGCGCGACCTCTTTGCCCAGGCCAAGAGCCAGGCGCCGTGCATCATCTTCATCGACGAGCTCGACGCGCTGGGCAAGGCGCGCTCGCCGGGGAACATGCTGGGCGGCAACGACGAGCGCGAGCAGACGCTCAACCAGCTGCTGGTGGAGATGGACGGGTTCGATCCGCGGCTGGGCGTGATCATCATGGGCGCCACCAACCGCCCGGAAATCCTGGACCCCGCGCTGCTGCGCCCCGGCCGCTTCGACCGGCAGGTGCTGGTGGACCGCCCCGACGTCGGCGGGCGCCTGGCCATCCTGAAGATTCACGCGCAGGGCATCACCCTGGGGCCGGACCTGGACCTGGAGCGCATCGCGCGCCGCACGCCGGGGTTCGTGGGCGCCGACCTGGCCAACCTGCTGAACGAGGCGGCGCTGCTGGCCGCGCGGCGCGACAAGGCCAGTGTGGGCATGCAGGAGGTGGACGAGGCGGTAGACCGCATCGTGGCCGGGCTGGAAAAGCGGAACCGGCTGATCAACGACAAGGAGCGCACCATCGTGGCCTACCACGAGGCCGGCCACGCCATCGTGGCCGAGCGCGTGCCCACGGCTGACCCGGTGCACAAGATCAGCATCATCCCGCGGGGGGTGGCGGCGCTGGGCTACACGCAGCAGCTGCCGACGGAAGACCGCTACCTGCTGCAGAAGCAGGAGCTGATGGACCGCATCGCCGTGCTGCTGGGCGGGCGCGTGGCCGAGGAGATCGTCTTCAACGAGATATCCACCGGCGCGGGGAACGACCTGGAGCGGGTGACGGAGCTGGCGCGCAGCATGGTGACCGAGTACGGCATGTCGCGCGAGCTGGGGCCGGTGAACCTGGCGGGCCCGCGGCGCACCCAGTTCCTTCAGCAGGACGGGGGGATGCCGGCGCAGCGCAACTACTCGGAAGAAACGGCGCGCGAGATCGACGGCGAGATCCGCGGGCTGATCGAGGGAACCTACGAGCGGGTAAGGCGCATCCTGACGGCCGACCGCGACGTGCTGGAGGTGCTGGCGCGGCGGCTGCTGGAAAAGGAAGTGGTGGACGAGGCGGAGCTGCGCGAGATCATGGGCCTGCCGCCCCGCAGCCACGACCCGCCCCCCGAGCGCGTGGTAGAAACGCCGCCGGTGAACGGGGCCGGCGGGGGAATCCAGGCGGCGGCCAGCTCGGCCACCCGCGACGACACCGTGGCCAAGCCGCCCTCGCGGGGCGGACGAGGCTCCAGCCGCAGACGAGGGAGGCAGCCGTGA
- the trpE gene encoding anthranilate synthase component I, producing the protein MTAAPPSPALAEFLDLAEGATVVPVWREFLFDTDTAVSAFHKLARPPFGFLLESVVGGERWARYTLLGSEPRSAWRLRGRRVDTWTPAGGWVDEGESDDPLGDFDRLLTSFRPAEVPGLPRFWGGAVGYFGYDTVRLIERLPDAPAEGLDLPDAVFMLTGTTIVIDNLFNRARAVVAVQVEGLSRAEMEQRYHSAALEIDGLIARLRESPGPAPLALGDPGGEADPDFESTSSRQRYEDGVRRVQEYIRAGDAFQVVLSQRLTVPLTAEPFDLYRALRTLNPSPYLFYLDLDGTRLIGSSPEVMVRLEDGKVTVRPIAGTRRRGADAAEDERLAASLLADPKEVAEHLMLLDLGRNDVGRVARWGTVKVPQRMAIEKYSHVLHMVSTVEGELREGMSAMDVFRASFPAGTVSGAPKVRAMEIIDELEPARRGPYAGAVGYFGYGGRTMDTAIAIRTVVAQGGRAHVQAGAGIVADSRPADEYDETLNKARALLRAVKMVGG; encoded by the coding sequence GTGACTGCAGCGCCCCCCTCGCCCGCCCTCGCCGAGTTCCTGGACCTGGCCGAAGGCGCCACCGTGGTGCCGGTGTGGCGCGAGTTCCTGTTCGACACCGACACGGCGGTTTCCGCCTTCCACAAGCTGGCGCGGCCGCCCTTCGGGTTCCTGCTGGAATCCGTGGTCGGCGGCGAGCGGTGGGCGCGCTACACCCTGCTGGGGAGCGAGCCGCGCTCCGCCTGGCGCCTGCGGGGGCGGCGGGTGGATACCTGGACGCCCGCGGGCGGATGGGTGGACGAAGGTGAAAGCGACGACCCGCTCGGCGACTTCGACCGCCTCCTGACGTCGTTCCGCCCCGCGGAGGTGCCCGGGCTCCCCCGCTTCTGGGGCGGCGCGGTGGGCTACTTCGGCTACGACACCGTGCGGCTGATCGAGCGCCTTCCCGACGCGCCGGCCGAGGGGCTGGACCTGCCGGACGCCGTGTTCATGCTCACGGGGACGACGATCGTCATCGACAACCTTTTCAACCGCGCGCGCGCGGTTGTGGCGGTGCAGGTGGAAGGCTTGTCACGAGCCGAGATGGAGCAGCGCTATCATTCCGCGGCCCTGGAGATCGACGGGCTGATCGCCCGGCTGCGCGAGTCGCCCGGGCCCGCCCCGCTGGCCCTGGGCGACCCCGGCGGCGAGGCGGACCCCGACTTCGAAAGCACCAGCAGCCGCCAGCGGTACGAAGACGGTGTGCGGCGCGTGCAGGAGTACATCCGCGCCGGCGACGCCTTCCAGGTGGTGCTTTCGCAGCGGCTGACGGTGCCGCTCACGGCCGAGCCCTTCGACCTGTACCGCGCCCTGCGCACGCTGAACCCGTCGCCGTACCTGTTCTACCTGGACCTGGACGGAACGCGGTTGATCGGCTCGTCACCCGAGGTGATGGTGCGGCTGGAAGACGGAAAGGTGACGGTGCGCCCCATCGCGGGCACCCGCCGCCGCGGCGCCGACGCCGCCGAGGACGAGCGGCTGGCCGCCAGCCTCCTGGCAGACCCCAAGGAGGTGGCCGAGCACCTGATGTTGCTGGACCTGGGGCGCAACGACGTGGGGCGGGTGGCCCGCTGGGGAACGGTGAAGGTGCCGCAGCGCATGGCCATCGAAAAGTACTCGCACGTGCTGCACATGGTCTCCACCGTCGAAGGCGAGCTGCGCGAGGGGATGTCGGCCATGGACGTGTTCCGCGCGTCCTTTCCCGCGGGCACCGTCTCCGGCGCCCCCAAGGTGAGGGCCATGGAGATCATCGACGAGCTGGAGCCCGCCCGCCGGGGGCCCTACGCCGGCGCCGTGGGCTACTTCGGCTACGGCGGTCGCACGATGGACACCGCCATCGCCATCCGAACCGTGGTGGCCCAGGGGGGCCGGGCGCACGTACAGGCGGGAGCCGGCATCGTGGCCGACTCGCGCCCCGCCGACGAGTACGACGAAACGCTCAACAAGGCCCGCGCGCTGCTACGCGCGGTAAAGATGGTGGGCGGGTGA
- a CDS encoding M23 family metallopeptidase, with protein sequence MLVPHDNERVRSFQVSARSIRNALSGAAIFALLLGTFVISFAVKQSHHSQSAGLKRENQLLAAEVDEMRKQMEALDRSIAALAKKDEQVRVIAGLPEVNADVRKAGVGGPGTGSMGARALAKLNPGVGRKVEATSEDLDALMRRASLLRGSMDQAVTQIRRNQQRMASTPTILPTDGHLSSLFSGSRYHPVLRISRPHKGIDIAARIGEPILAPARGRVVFAGNRSNGYGNMVEIDHGYGYVTRYAHASRLRVRTGQMVDRGDRIADVGNTGLTSGPHLHYEVEVNGNQVDPMNFVIGDALP encoded by the coding sequence ATGCTCGTGCCCCACGACAACGAACGAGTCCGCTCGTTCCAGGTGTCGGCACGAAGCATCCGCAACGCCCTGAGCGGCGCCGCCATCTTCGCCCTGCTCCTGGGCACCTTCGTCATCTCCTTCGCCGTCAAGCAGTCGCACCACTCGCAGAGCGCCGGGCTCAAGCGCGAGAACCAGCTGCTGGCCGCCGAGGTCGACGAGATGCGAAAGCAGATGGAGGCGCTGGACCGCTCCATTGCGGCGCTGGCCAAGAAGGACGAGCAGGTACGGGTGATCGCCGGCCTTCCCGAGGTGAACGCCGACGTGCGCAAGGCGGGCGTGGGCGGTCCGGGAACGGGAAGCATGGGCGCCCGCGCGCTGGCCAAGCTGAACCCCGGCGTGGGCCGTAAGGTCGAGGCGACCTCCGAAGACCTGGACGCGCTGATGCGCCGCGCGTCCCTGCTGCGCGGCAGCATGGACCAGGCGGTCACGCAGATCCGGCGCAACCAGCAGCGCATGGCCTCCACGCCCACCATCCTGCCTACGGACGGCCACCTGTCGTCGCTCTTCAGCGGCAGCCGCTACCATCCCGTGCTGCGCATCTCGCGCCCCCACAAGGGCATCGACATCGCCGCGCGCATCGGAGAGCCCATCCTGGCGCCGGCGCGGGGCCGCGTGGTATTCGCGGGCAATCGCAGCAACGGCTACGGCAACATGGTGGAGATCGACCACGGCTACGGCTACGTCACCCGCTATGCCCACGCCTCGCGGCTTCGCGTGCGCACGGGGCAGATGGTGGACCGCGGCGACCGCATCGCCGACGTGGGCAACACCGGGCTCACCAGCGGGCCTCACCTTCACTACGAGGTCGAGGTCAACGGCAACCAGGTAGACCCGATGAACTTCGTGATCGGCGACGCGCTGCCCTGA
- a CDS encoding SusD/RagB family nutrient-binding outer membrane lipoprotein: MSKKFTLAGLVAATLAVSGCSDFLTGAGIDENPNQPVTSTTQQLFVAAQAQAFVRQEGQIARSAAMFIQQLSGTNNQQKDYGSSYLNTETAYTTMFAGFYTGGGLVDWRKIQANSRAAGDQQFEGIAKVWEALQMGTAASVWGDIPYREAIGEATAPKLDPQQQVYADIQALLSEAITLLGGTGPGPAANDLVFGGNTARWIRVAYTLKARYHMHTAERLGTPAYQAALAAAQNGINEEYPRNPATGMATPDGVALATNQQALGNLRTFHGTTEQEGNLWGQFIVARSDLAAGQALATLLNRRTGDPRKAGYFTLIADSIIGANRFGAASTTPSIVAPARRPYNFRQPIVTWEENQLILAEAKLALGDPTAITHVNAVRTSVGLPALAGPATLPMIMEEKYIALFQNIEVWNDYKRTCYPAILPAGAPVAKEVPGRLPYGQSERQSNPNIPLPNLQPLRNWNDPNPCTS, from the coding sequence ATGAGCAAGAAATTCACGCTCGCGGGCCTCGTAGCCGCCACGCTCGCGGTGTCGGGGTGCAGCGATTTCCTTACCGGCGCGGGGATCGACGAGAACCCCAACCAGCCGGTCACGTCCACCACGCAGCAGCTGTTCGTGGCCGCCCAGGCGCAGGCGTTCGTCCGGCAGGAGGGGCAGATCGCCCGCAGCGCCGCGATGTTCATCCAGCAGCTGTCGGGCACCAACAACCAGCAGAAGGACTACGGCAGCTCGTACCTGAACACCGAGACTGCCTACACCACCATGTTCGCGGGCTTCTACACCGGCGGCGGGCTGGTGGACTGGCGCAAGATCCAGGCGAACTCCCGCGCCGCAGGCGACCAGCAGTTCGAGGGGATCGCCAAGGTGTGGGAGGCGCTGCAGATGGGCACGGCCGCGTCGGTGTGGGGCGACATTCCCTACCGCGAAGCCATCGGCGAGGCGACGGCTCCCAAGCTGGACCCGCAGCAGCAGGTGTACGCCGACATCCAGGCCCTGCTCAGCGAAGCCATCACCCTGCTGGGCGGCACGGGCCCCGGCCCGGCCGCCAACGACCTGGTGTTCGGTGGCAACACCGCCCGGTGGATTCGCGTGGCCTACACGCTCAAGGCCCGCTACCACATGCACACGGCCGAGCGCCTTGGCACGCCGGCGTACCAGGCCGCGCTGGCGGCCGCGCAGAACGGCATCAACGAGGAATACCCCCGTAATCCGGCGACCGGCATGGCTACGCCTGACGGCGTGGCGCTTGCGACAAACCAGCAGGCACTGGGTAACCTGCGGACGTTCCACGGCACCACCGAGCAGGAAGGCAACCTCTGGGGCCAGTTCATCGTGGCGCGGTCGGACCTGGCGGCGGGGCAGGCGCTCGCCACCCTCCTCAACCGCCGCACCGGCGACCCGCGCAAGGCGGGGTACTTCACGCTGATCGCCGACTCGATCATCGGGGCGAACCGCTTCGGTGCCGCGAGCACCACCCCCTCGATCGTGGCGCCGGCGCGCCGGCCCTACAACTTCCGCCAGCCCATCGTCACCTGGGAAGAGAACCAGCTGATCCTGGCCGAGGCCAAGCTGGCGCTGGGCGATCCGACGGCGATCACCCACGTGAACGCCGTCCGCACGTCCGTCGGGCTTCCCGCCCTGGCCGGGCCCGCGACGCTGCCGATGATCATGGAGGAGAAGTACATCGCGCTGTTCCAGAACATCGAGGTCTGGAACGACTACAAGCGCACCTGCTACCCCGCGATCCTTCCCGCCGGCGCGCCGGTGGCCAAGGAAGTCCCCGGACGGCTTCCGTACGGGCAGTCCGAGCGGCAGAGCAACCCGAACATTCCGCTTCCCAATTTGCAGCCGCTGCGGAACTGGAACGATCCGAACCCGTGCACGAGCTGA